The nucleotide window GTTGTCCCGGCCAGGTCCAGAGGATTTTGATGGCTCCAGAAAGGGGGGAGTAAGGCATTTAATCGCTCTATCAGGGAAGAGGAAAGGGTCGGAAGGTTCAATCCGTTTAGGGCCGCGGCATCCGTAGTCGCCACACCCCAGCCCCCTCCCAGGGAAACGACCCCCAACCGATCTCCGGGCGGGGGCTTGAGCAAACTGAAGGTCTTGATCAAATCGATCAATTCTTCGGTAGACTGGGCTTCGATAATTCCGGCTTGTTTGAACAGATCGGAAATCATTTTCGGGGATTGGGCCACAGCCCCGGAGTGGGACCGGGCCGCCCGGGATCCATGAGAGGTTTTTCCGGCCTTCAGGGCCAGGATGGGTTTGTGGGGGGTTATCTTTTTAGCCGCCTCAAAAAAACGCTCACCATGGCGGATCCCTTCCAGATAAAGGACGATTACCCGGGAGTATTCATCCTGGCCAAAATAAGAAAGATAATCCTCCACCCCCAAAAGGGCTTCGTTGCCTGAACCGACAAACCTGGAAATACCCAGTCCTTCCTTCATCCCCAATTCCATAATCTGGAGGCCGATATTTCCTGATTGGGAAATGACATCCACCGGACCGGGCTTGAGCCCGAGGGGCATAAAGAGGATCTCCAGACCGACCGGGGTGCTGACCATTCCCATGGTATTGGGACCGACTATCCGGACCTGTCCTGCCTGGGCGGCCTGGACCAGTTTTTCTTCGATCCGGGCCCCTTCCGCCCCCACTTCTTTAAAGTTGGAAGCTACTACCAGGGCATTGGGGATGCCCAGACGGCCGCATTCTTCAATAAGAGGGATGGTCCGGTCGGCCGGTACGGCCAGTACGGCCAGATCCACCGGTTTTGGCAGGGAACCCAGATCAGGAAAAGCCTGGCGACCCAGAACTAAACCTTTTTTGGGATTTACCAGATAAACCGGGCCTGAAAAAGAAGAAACCAGGAGGGTGGCCGCTAAATTAAAGCCCCACTTTCCGAAACGGTTGGAGGCGCCTACTACGGCAATGGATTCAGGGAAAAAAAGCGTTTTTAAATTAGAAGTTTCCATTTACATTATAATTCTTATGGTTAACGATTCGTATCAGGTTAGCTTTTTGAAAAAAAAACGTCGATAACCTCTCCGTCATTCCGGTGAAAACCGGAATCCAGATTCTTTTCGGCTCGGCATAATACCTGGATTCCGGTTTTCACCGGAATGACGTGCGTGCAGGTCAGAATTTTCAAGTAAAAGTTCCAAGTTTTTAACAGAGCTAAATTGTTACAATATTGGCAATAGGCAAAAGGTAGCCTATAGCCCATTGCCTATCGCCTGCCGAGAAGTTATTTTCCTGCTTCGTCGGTCCCCGCCTCAAAAGGCTGTTTCGGCGTTCAACTCATTGTTATTTGGGTTTCACCTGGGATCCGGTCATGGGAACAAACAGGACGGGAAGGATGTTGGTAACCTCCGGTTTGCCGGATTTTTTAATTATCTTTTTCAGCTCCTGGTAGGGAAAGGTTCCCACCGGAAGGACCATCCTCCCCCCTTCTTTTAGCTGGTCCAATAAGGGTTGCGGGATATGATCCGGGGCGGCTGTCACGATAATGGCATCGAAGGGGGCGTATTGGGGCCATCCCTGATAGCCGTCACCGGCTTTAACCTTGATGTTGTTATAACCCAACTGCTCCAGACGATCCCTGGCCGTATCGGCCAGAAGGGTTATAATCTCAATCGTATAGACTTCCTGGGCCAATTCGGCCAATATAGCGGCCTGATAACCCGATCCGGTTCCGATTTCAAGAACCTTATCGGCACCTTTCAGATCCAGGAGTTCGGTCATCAAGGCCACGATGTAGGGCTGGGAAATAGTCTGGCCCTCGCCGATGGGTAAGGGATTGTCCTCATAGGCCCGGGACTTAAGATGCTCGGGGACAAACCGATGCCGTTCCACTTTGAGCATAGCGTTCAGGACCCGAGGATCTTTGATCCCCCTGGCCTTGATCCGGGTTTTAACCATTTCCTCCCGCGCGGTTTGAAGAGACTGGGACATGTTTTTCTCCAACCCCTCCGTCCCTGCCTTACAGGTGACCAGAAATAAGGAGGTAATTAATAAACACCAGAAAAGGCTATCTTTCAAGCCAGCCATTTTTTGACCGTTTGTTTTAAATCCTGGATGTGTGTTCTGGCTTTGAGAAATGGACCCACTAACTCGCCCTGGATTATTCCGCGGTCTTCGAGTTCGGAAAAAAAATTTTCAATTTCCTCCAGGGGGTCTTCAATTTCCTTCAGGAAAATGGCAGTTAGTGCAGGATCCATGGGTCTGGATCCCTTTCGTAAAAATTCCGCCTTAAGACGGTCTTTTCTTTTTTCCAAGGCCTCCTGGGTGACCATCCGCAGTTCATCGGGGACAAAGGGTTTGGTTAAGAAATAGGAGGCCCCATGCTGCATGGATTCCACGGCAGTACTAACCGTGGCATAGCCGGTAATGACCACCTTGGCCATATAAGGATCTATTTTACTTAATTCTTCCAGGATCTCCGGACCGCAAATCCCCGGCATTTTTAAATCAACCAGGGCCAGATCCGGGTGAATCTTACTGGCTATTTTGCAACCCGATGGCCCGTCGACGGCTGTTTCGACTTGATAGCCTTCTTTGAGCAGGACCTTGGTACAAGAATCCCGGATAACTTCATCGTCGTCAATGATTAAAATGACCGGACGTTTTATTTCTTCCATTCCCGTGCACTCCCCGAATTGAACGTAATCGCTATCTATAACATAAAAAATGTTACTCGTTACTCGATGCTCGTTCCTCGTTACGTTACGGCAACTTGTTGCTGGTTGCTCGCTAAAACGAGAAACGAGTAACCCGCAACGAGGAACAGACTAATTTGAAATATCTTTGGTCAGGCTCTAATAGTTGTCTATTCTATGCCCTTTATGATTTTCTGTCAAATAGAAGCTTTTTAGAAGTCCGGAAGGTGAAAAAGCCCATTGATTTCCAAAGGAATTACATGTTAAGGTGCCTGCGGGTTTTATATGAAAACATTGGGCAAGAAGTTTTGATGGTTATGTAAAAACGCGTCATTCCCGCGCAGGCGGGAATCCAGGCCGGTCGTATTCACGTAAAACCACTGGATTCCCGTTATCACGGGAATGACGTGTTTTTAAAATCTCCTACATTTTACGAACTCATCATTTTAGGATCAAATCAAGGAGGCCCGTTATGGAAGAACTTTATGTCAAATTGCAAGAGCGTCTGGACGATCTGGCCACTGGTTTTCCTGCTACGGAGAACCGGATGGAGTTAAAGATACTTAAGCGACTCTTTACTGAGGAGGAAGCAGAACTTTTTGTTCATTTATCTCCTCTCCTGGATCAACCCTCACAGGTGGCCCAGCGACTGGGTCGTGAATCCCAGGCCACAGCCGTCTTGATGGAGCAGATGGCGGTTAAAGGGTTGCTCTTCCGGCAACGAAAAGGGGACACGGTACGCTATGCCGCTGTTCCCTATGTAGTGGGCATTTTCGAGTTTCAGCTCAACCGCCTGGACCGGGAATTTGTCCGGGAGATGCAGGAATATTCTGAAACGGCCTTCAACCGGACCATTCAAGCTTACAGCACCCCGGTCTTGCGGACCATTCCCATTAATCGTCAACTGGTGGCCGACTGGCCGGTCGCCCCTTATGAAGATGTTTTAGGGATTCTGGAGGGCCAGAAAACCATCGCCGTTGCCCCCTGCATCTGCCGGACCATGGCCCGCATAGAAGATAAGGGCTGTGACAAACCGGTGGAAGCCTGTTTTCTATTCGGGGCCCATGCCCACTTTTATGTGGATAATCATATGGGCCGGTATATCACTCAGGAAGAGGCTAAGGAAATCGTCCGACGTAACGAAGAAGCCGGTCTGGTCATGCAGCCCTTTAATGCCCAGAAAGTAGGCGGCATGTGCAGTTGTTGCGGAGATTGTTGCGGGGTGATGCAGTCTTTGAAAAAACAACCCGTGCCGGCCAAAGCAGTCCAAAGCAACTATTTCGCCCAGGTTAATGGAGAGGAATGTATCGGCTGTGAGATCTGCTTAGACCGCTGCCAGATGGAGGCCATCAATATGGTCGAAGACCGGGCGGTCATTGATCTCAACCGATGTATCGGTTGCGGCCTTTGTGTGTCGACCTGTACGGCCGAAGCCCTCCGATTGATCAAGAAACCGGAAGATCTCCAATATCTGCCCCCGGCCACCGGGGCCGAGACCTATTTGCGCATTGCTCTGGAACGGGGTAAAAATTTGATGCCTTAACTTGATGGTATGGGAATTTCCTTTTTGGACGCTGATCGACGCAGACCGACGCAGATTGCCAGAATTTTGAATATAAAGAAAGATGAACTCGTAAAAAGCTATGAAACGCCGCATTGCGGCGCTGTATCAGAAAATAACTTGGCAATAAAAAAGCTAAGTTATTTGGAAGCAGGAACTCGTCTCTTTTCGTCATTCCCGCGAAGGCGGGAATCCAGTCCTTTTAAGTGGTTACGGTTATCCTGGATTCCCGCCTTCGCGGGAATGACGAGTTTTTACGAGACCATCAAGAATAGTTATCTGCGGGTATCGGCGAAAATCTGCGTCCTAATTGAATGAATTCGCCTCTGATTTTACTTTTTCTTTAAATTGCTTGACCGCCTCCGGAATGGCTTTCCTGATAAAGACCCGCTGATCGATATCGGTGAGCCGGCAATATTCCGGAAATCCGGGATGCTTCGGGGTGAGTTTTGGAAAACCCGACAAGGACGGGTAGACGGCATGGTCGAACTTTCTGATCATGGTGATGATCGATTGGTCTGCCGAAGGAACTTCCTGTATCCACCCTAACCGGCGCATACATTCAAAACGAATATGATCGATCAGGAAGAAATAGACATCCAGAAGGGGCAGCAATTTTTCCGGAGGCAACGATTCGAATTCAAATCCCTTTCCCAGATCCAGTGATCCCATCACGAGATCGTTGATAATCGCCCGGCCTTCTTCATCGTCTTCGGCTAAAAATAATATCAATTCATCCGGGAGATCGGACCACCTTGTATGTTCATCCAAGATCGCCGGGGATTTAAAAAGACGTCGCCATTCCCGAAACCCCCTCTGGGCGGCCTTCTGATTTTTTAGGGATTCAAGAGAAATCACCTTACCCATGGCTTTGAACATCCCATGGGTCATCAATTTTGGATTTTGGATTTTGGATTTCGGAATTTAAAGATAGCACTCCTTCGATATTCGATATTTGATATTTGTTATTCGATATGCACATTTTTTTGTTTCGTGGTGTCCCGTCCCAAGCGGGATATGAGGGTTCAATATCAACTATGGTCTTTGGCAAGTAATTTCCCCTCCATTTCAGGGCCTGATCGGATTGAATAGGATTTTAAAGTATAATAACCGAATTGAATAAAAATACAATATGGAACAGGTATTCCTGTTTTTCACTTCAGACCGGTTTACCCCTGATCTTGACCCCGTACAGGAAAATAAATTTGACATTAGGAGATAAAACTGATATAAATATCTATATCTTATGAGTACTAATCCAGACGAACATCCCCCAGGTTTTATCGAACAGGTCCGTTCCTTATTTAAAAAGAAAACGGAAACCCATCCGGAATCTATTTTAGAGAGAGACTTTCAAGAACTGATCGATCAGGGAGAAGAACAAGGACTGCTCACCCCGGAACAGGGGGACATGATCCAAAGCATCTTTGAATTCAAAGATACTATAGTCCGGGAGGTCATGGTCCCGAGGACCGAGATGTTGGCCGTCAGTTCGGATGTGAGTATCCAGACCATTCTTGATCTGACCCTGGCCCATGGTCATTCCCGCCTCCCTATTTATCAGGAAAATCCGGATAATATTGTCGGTATGCTCCATGTCAAGGACCTTTTGCCCTATTGGCATCTGCTCCCGGATCAGTCCATCCCGGCCGATATTTTCCGAAAGCCCTACTTTGTTCCGGAAACCAAAAAAATCGTCTATCTCCTGCGTGAATTAAGATTG belongs to Deltaproteobacteria bacterium and includes:
- a CDS encoding 4Fe-4S binding protein: MEELYVKLQERLDDLATGFPATENRMELKILKRLFTEEEAELFVHLSPLLDQPSQVAQRLGRESQATAVLMEQMAVKGLLFRQRKGDTVRYAAVPYVVGIFEFQLNRLDREFVREMQEYSETAFNRTIQAYSTPVLRTIPINRQLVADWPVAPYEDVLGILEGQKTIAVAPCICRTMARIEDKGCDKPVEACFLFGAHAHFYVDNHMGRYITQEEAKEIVRRNEEAGLVMQPFNAQKVGGMCSCCGDCCGVMQSLKKQPVPAKAVQSNYFAQVNGEECIGCEICLDRCQMEAINMVEDRAVIDLNRCIGCGLCVSTCTAEALRLIKKPEDLQYLPPATGAETYLRIALERGKNLMP
- a CDS encoding response regulator, encoding MEEIKRPVILIIDDDEVIRDSCTKVLLKEGYQVETAVDGPSGCKIASKIHPDLALVDLKMPGICGPEILEELSKIDPYMAKVVITGYATVSTAVESMQHGASYFLTKPFVPDELRMVTQEALEKRKDRLKAEFLRKGSRPMDPALTAIFLKEIEDPLEEIENFFSELEDRGIIQGELVGPFLKARTHIQDLKQTVKKWLA
- a CDS encoding HlyC/CorC family transporter — protein: MSTNPDEHPPGFIEQVRSLFKKKTETHPESILERDFQELIDQGEEQGLLTPEQGDMIQSIFEFKDTIVREVMVPRTEMLAVSSDVSIQTILDLTLAHGHSRLPIYQENPDNIVGMLHVKDLLPYWHLLPDQSIPADIFRKPYFVPETKKIVYLLRELRLKKIHMAIVLDEYGGISGLVTMEDIIEEIIGEIEDEYDLQEPRLKPLEDGRVEVDARLEIEEFEQYFDLEIEEKTFESVGGLVIHILGRVPAVGEKVYFQDLEMTVLEADNRRIRRLLVERKERPALEAPQEP
- a CDS encoding protein-L-isoaspartate(D-aspartate) O-methyltransferase, which codes for MSQSLQTAREEMVKTRIKARGIKDPRVLNAMLKVERHRFVPEHLKSRAYEDNPLPIGEGQTISQPYIVALMTELLDLKGADKVLEIGTGSGYQAAILAELAQEVYTIEIITLLADTARDRLEQLGYNNIKVKAGDGYQGWPQYAPFDAIIVTAAPDHIPQPLLDQLKEGGRMVLPVGTFPYQELKKIIKKSGKPEVTNILPVLFVPMTGSQVKPK